CCAAAAAAGTTCACGCTTCCACATGAACTTTTTAGTTAAATTATTGAACTATTTCCCAGTCTTCTGCTAAAATATCACAGACTGTTGGTGAAAACATCGTGTAACCTTCATCTGCAGTTTTAATTAGAAAATAAGGATTTAGCGTTGAGCCCTTGTGAGTTGAAGTTGGTTCTAAAAATACGTATAACTCAAAACCACCCCAGCCCGATCTAATTATTTTTTTCCCATTTTTTAAATGCGGTAGAATTTCTTCAAAAGTCATTTTATCTCTCCTTATATAAAAAGTTTGTTGAGGCGTTTAGCTCCGGCAAGAAAATAGGAAAAATTGATAGGACGCTTTTTGTCCTCTCGAATTTTTATCTTTTTCTCGAGGAGTTGGCTCATAAGAACTAGCCTAATAGTATGTTTGTTGAGCCGCTTAGCTCCATAAAAGCTTAATAAGTTCACCCTATATAATTAAAATAACGCCTCTTTATTTTCGCATACTCTATAACTAATGTATAGCCTCTTTCCTAAACTGACTAGTTCAGAAAACTCATTCATTTATTCCAATTAATTCCTCTGTAAAAAATTCTGTAACTTGATCCATTACTTCACTGCGCACCAAATGGCGCTCTTTTTCATCAACTAGAAAAAGAACATTTTCTGCATATTCATGTTCCTTGATTTCTTCATAAAAATCATAAGCGGATTCAAATGGGATTTTTTCGTCTTCTTTACCATGCCAAAATAATAATGGACGCTTGGCTAATTTACTAGGATTAAGAGCTAAATCATAATTATCTAGCCAATTTAATAAGAGTGGTAGATCCTGTGGTACAAAGATATCTCGTTCAGCTACAGTACGTAAGACTAGTTGTAAATAGCTAGTTGGAGCCGGCGTTCCCATGATACATGCAGCTACTTGAATTTCTGGATGTTGCGTTAAAAGCGCACAAGTAGTAATCCCACCCATAGAAACACCACCTACACCAATTTTTTCATTTTGAATTAAGCCTTGTTTTTGATAAAAATGGGTTAACTGAGAAAATTCAGCGAGATTAAATTGAACACTTGACCAAAAAGTCATCGCTGGAATTGTAGAAATGGCTCCCACGCGACGTTCTCCATGGTTCATCGCATCAGGTAATAAAACGCGGATGCCTTTCTTTGCTAATTTTCTAGCTTGAGTTAAAACTAATTCTTTCGAAGATTGCCAGCCATGGTAATAAATAACTAGAGGTAATGGAGCTAATTTCAACTCATCCATGACCACTTCTAAGACTGGTATTTTCTTGATAAATCGGTGACGAACACTTATTTTCATTTGAAACTTCCTTTCACTAAATACCCTCATTCTTACTTTACATAGTACAACTTGTTGATTCTTAAGTAAATAAAAAGAGACTAAGACTTTTAGTTTAGTCTTAGCCCTTATATTTTTTAGATGTAATACAAATTCTCAGAAGAATAAATGGGATCACACGTAATATCTATGCCTAATTCTCGTAAAATTTGCTCATCATTTTTACTTAACATAACTGTTGAGTGGGCTTGGACATCCGCTAACTCAGCTAGCTTATCATAAGCTAATTGGGCAGTCGGATTCGTAACCGCACTAATGGCTAAAGCAATCAGAATTTCATTAGCATTTAGAGAAGTGATTTTACTGTGTAAATCGTTTGTCTTCATATTTTGAATCGTTTCTAAGACTAATGGCGATAGCAAGAAAATTTCATCTGAAATATTAGCAAGTATTTTAAGTGAATTTAAGATTGCTGCTGAACAAGAATCCATCAATGAAGTGGTTTTACCAGTAACAATTCGGCCATCTTGTAACTCAAAAGCAATGACTCCCGGAGTTTCGTTGGTTTCATTCTGCTCTTTAAGCTTTTCAGAATAATGGCGCGCTCGTTTAACAGGTCCACGATCTTCTTTTTTCAGTTCTACTTCTTCCATAATTAACTTAATTCGATTAACTGTTTCTTCATCAACTAGCCCTTTTTTAAAGTCACATTCTGTTGCAAAACAGCGACGAATAATTTCCTGTTTTGCTGCTTCTTGGACAACATCATCGTCTGTAATACCAAAACCAACGCGGTTAACTCCCATGTCTGTTGGAGATTGATAAACGGACTCTTTTCCTGTAATCCGCTCAATAATACGCTTAA
This Carnobacterium maltaromaticum DSM 20342 DNA region includes the following protein-coding sequences:
- a CDS encoding DUF2829 domain-containing protein, with protein sequence MTFEEILPHLKNGKKIIRSGWGGFELYVFLEPTSTHKGSTLNPYFLIKTADEGYTMFSPTVCDILAEDWEIVQ
- a CDS encoding alpha/beta fold hydrolase — protein: MKISVRHRFIKKIPVLEVVMDELKLAPLPLVIYYHGWQSSKELVLTQARKLAKKGIRVLLPDAMNHGERRVGAISTIPAMTFWSSVQFNLAEFSQLTHFYQKQGLIQNEKIGVGGVSMGGITTCALLTQHPEIQVAACIMGTPAPTSYLQLVLRTVAERDIFVPQDLPLLLNWLDNYDLALNPSKLAKRPLLFWHGKEDEKIPFESAYDFYEEIKEHEYAENVLFLVDEKERHLVRSEVMDQVTEFFTEELIGINE